Genomic window (Helianthus annuus cultivar XRQ/B chromosome 3, HanXRQr2.0-SUNRISE, whole genome shotgun sequence):
GCATTTCAGTTCAATATTTCAGAAAGGATATAAATTTAGAAGTCAAAAGGATAGGTTCCTTGCCATCCCCGAACTGTTCACTCTACTATGGGAAATCAAATAGTGCATGGTGGTTAATTTAGTACGTACCATCTCTAAATCGGTCTTCTAGTTTTCTCCAGAAATAATATACAGGTCTGTAGAGTCGTTCGCCATCCTCGAACTGTTGGCTGGCATCCAGAGTACTAAAAATCCAATCTCTAACAAGTTTGTCATATTTGTCCTCAACTAATTGGTTTTCATGCAGGAGGTAAAGCAAGTCGTAACTCTCTAAGAGGCGAAGTATCTGAGCCTTCCAGGTAGAGTAGCTACTCTGGCCGGAAAGTTTCACTGAAACAAACTTGGAGACGTTGGCATTTGATGCCTGCATGTATTTCAAGTCTTCTTTTTCATTTGATGAATCAACTGCATTTCATTTCAATATTTCAGAAAGGATATATAAATTCAAAAGTCAAATAAAAACGTTccattaaattaaattaaaaccaAAAGTCTACTATGGGAAATCAAATACCTGCATGGTAGTTAATGGAGGACCTAACTTCTGTATCTTTTGTATCGGTATCGCCTGTATCAGGTTGATATGTAAAGGTCAATTCTAGGTTCCTCCACATCAATTGTACCGATCGGTAGATTCGGTAGTCATGGCGCATTTCGTCATTCAAAGTACTCAGAATCCAACCTTTCACAAGGTTGTCATATTTTTGTGTCATTGGGTCACCTGCATCCTCTGGAAAACGAAATTCGGCATGAATGATGTGAAGCAACTCGTGACTCCCTATAAGGCAAAGCATCTCAGTCTTCCAGGTATCATAGTTGCTCTCGCCTGAAAGCTTCTCTGTAACAAAGTTGGAGACGTTAACATTTGATGCCTGCAGATATTTGAGGTCTTCTCTTATTGCAAAAATAACAGGTGCAATAACTTCAAGGGCAGAAACATCAGGTGCATGAGATGAATCATCTGCATTTCGTTTCGATATTTCAGGTAAAATCGGCGCATTTCAACTATGGGAAATAAAAAATGTGGTAGTTAATGGAGTACGTACCATGTGTATCGCTTACAGGTAGATTAAAGAGGGATTGTAGTTTCATCCACACCTCTTGTGCCGTACCCAAGTCTACCAAATCCTTGAGCACATTTTCGTTCACAGAACCAAAAATCCAAcctttgacaagtttgtcatattGCGAAATCATGTGGACACCCTTATCCACCGGAAAAGGGTGTTGGTCATTAATGATGTGAAGCAACACCTGACTCTCTATCAGGCAAAGCATCTGGGCCTTCCAGATCTTATAGTTGCTGCGCCCGGAAAGCTTCACTGAAACAAAGTTGGAGACGTTAGCAGTTAATGCCTGAATATATTTCATATCATGTGTTGGTGTAGAAACATCAGGTGCATTCGATGAACCAGCCATCTCCATTGGCTTATTTCAACTATGCCAAACAAGTTGTTTTGAATATCTGGAAAAGAAAAGTATACTTGAAGCTCATTCACGTTTCACACCTTGAGAAatggtttatatatataagaTATTGGTTCACACCCTCCCCAGATCCAACGGTTCAGGAATCAATGGATGCATAATTGACTACCGAGGGTTGGTGAAAGTAAATAAATAAGACCAATAATCGTATAATGTGGTACACTTTActtcttttttttaaatgttatacaCTACACACTTTAGTTAAGTAACCAATATTTCATCATAAAGATAACTAGCTTTCCATCGTCGCCGTGTTACGGcgaacttcttttgttatttagtacgcgtttacatgtgttttgaaatcattacaCTACAAGAAAGGGAGGCTTTTAGCGGCGACACCATTAGCGGCGACGGTCCtaatgtcgccgctattggtcgatccgTGTCACACACCCTGAGACCaaaccccagccgttgatcaaaATCCTGATCTAACGGTTGGGGACTTAAAAGGCAATACCGGCGACGTTAAGTAGGGTATTAGCGGCGACAGCTGTCTCCGCTAAAAGTCTGTGTCCCACATTAAACCCTAGCCACACAAATCTTATCCTGGTTAAACCAATAGCGGCGACGAATGGTCAACACCGGCGACGTGGCGTCTCCGCTAAAAGTCGAAACGTAAAACTCCTTTATCAGCGTCTTTCCCTCTTTCCTCTTCACTTTTCCCCCCAAATTTCTTCCTTCCACCGCCGGAGACACCCGAATTTTGGCCCAATCGGTTAGTTTTACTTGCTTTATGCTACATTTCTTCTCTACATTTGTTACATACGCGTTATAGGCTTTAATTTTTGCTATTTtttgtgtatttttgtgtttgtGGAAGAAACTCCGGTCACCGCCATCTCTTCTCCGGTCACCACCATCTCTTCTCCGGTCACCACCTCAAAAAccggttagtttttttttttattttttatttttttttgttttaagtttagaaattctataatttttagttttgttatgtaaattgtgtatgttagtatgtatgtttgtatgttggTATGATTGTTatgtaaattgtttttttttattttttatttttttttgttttaagtttAGAAATTCTATAATTTTTAGTTTTGTTATGTAAATTGTGTATGTTAGGTGTATTTGAAAAATGtgtatgtaaattgtataatggttagttttttttttaaagtttagaaattctataatttttagttttggtatgtaaattgtgtatgttagtatgtatgtttgtatgatTGTTAGTATGTAaagtgtatgaatgaatgtatgtaagtttgtataattgttagtatgtaaattgtataatgtaggtgtatttgaaaaatgtgtatgtaaattgtataatggttagttttttttttaaagtttggaaaatgtataatttttagtttagtatgttagtatgtatgtttgtattattgttagtatgtaaattgtataatttttagtttaagttgtatgtgggtatgtaagtgtatgaatgaatgtatgtatgtttgtataattGTTAGTATGTTTACattgtataatgtaggtgtatttgaaaaatgtgtatgtaaattgtataatggttcgtttttttttaagtttagaaattgtataatttttagtttaggtatgtaaattgtgtatgttagtatgtatgaaATCATCATTTCAAACATAACGAGCTAAGAAAACACCCAATCGAAATTGAAATCATGATTTAAAACATAACATTCCgttcaaaatttaaaacaatcATTAAGAACATAACAAGCTTAAAAAATTGTACCCGTGTTTGaattaatcattttaaacatAGCGAGCTTAGAAATACCCGCCCGAAATTGATTTAGAAATTAATTTCGGGTTGTCCCCGTTTATCTTGGGACTGCTTTTTGAATACTTTATCTCATTTAGGatgtgaatgtgtattacatgattgtttgtttaagaaggattcggttatcattttctctttgctcctcgggtatatatatcattacatatatacttgggagctaagaggaaatgctgccgaatttttcttaaacaaacaatcatgtaatacacattcacatGTGAGATAAAGTGTTCAAAAAGTGGGTTTAGCAGCCTACCCTTGTCTTGTTAATCCTAAATTAGATTTTCTTTCAGTTGCATAATGCCTATCGATAAAAGTTGGATTGATTCCCCACGTCATTCACCTCACTACAAGCAAGGACTCGAGTCATTTATCGAGATGTGTGAAAGAGTGATAAAAAACCACGATGAAGTTAGATGTCCGTGTACCCAATGTAAAAATTCCGGCTTAATAACTATGGCAGAAATGAAATACCATTTGCGTATTAACAAATTTTGGAAGGAATACACTTCGTGGACCTATCACAGGGACACGACTCCAATTGCACAAGTAAACGATGTTGCGCCACAAGACGGTATGGTAAACGTTATTGAAGACATTAGGGGGGAGCGTATGGAAGAAGATACATACCTTAACCAAGAGAACTCGAATGGAGATAGTAGCggtgttgttgatgattttgaAGACCTGATAAAGGAAGCTGAAACAGAATTATATCCTGGTTGTACTAAGTTTTCTTCTATCGACTTTTTAGCAAAACTTTTGAATATAAAGGATACGTACCATTTTCAAAATGAAGGAGTAGATCGACTCCTCTCGTTGTTGCGAGAGTCAATGCCAGAAGGCAACAAGATTCCCCCTTCGTATTATGTAGCTAAGAAGACATTTAAGAAGATTGGTTTGGCATATGAGATGATAGATGTGTGCACAAATGATTGTGCTCTCTTTTGGAAAGAAAACGAGTCCTTGCAAAATTGTCCCGTTTGTAATGAGAGTCGATGGGTCGATAAAGACACAAAAGGCACGAAGGTGGCTCGTAAGGTGTTACGATACTTTCCTTTGACGCCTAGACTACGACGTTTGTATTGTTCAAGGCACACAGCGAAAGATATGATATGGCATAGTACCGGACGATCGGAAGATGGGACTATGCGTCATCCAGTTGATGGATCTGCATGGCAAGACTTTGATAAAAAGTACCCAAACTTCGCGATGGAGCCACGAAATGTTCGCTTAGGGCTTGCAGCTGACGGTTTTAATCCCTTTAACAACGGTAGTGGATCCTCGACTCATAGCACGTGGCCGGTTATACTCACCACATATAATCTGCCTCCCTGGCTATGTATGCGAGAGTCCACATTCATGTTGACCTTGTTGATTCCTGGCCCTAAATCACCGGGGAAAGACATGGACGTTTTCCTTAGACCGTTAGTGGATGAGCTTAAGCAATTGTGGCAGACAGGTGTACGTACTAAAGACGCAGCAACAAACACATACTTCACAATGAAGGCGGCGTTGTTATGGACCATAAATGACTTTCCAGCCCGTAGTAGCCTATCAGGTTGGAGCGGACAAGGCTACATGGCATGCCCAACTTGTAACCAAGACACTCCTTCAATACGTGTAACTGGTAAATGTGCTTATGTTGGCCATCGCCGGTTCTTAGATGCCAACCATCCTTGGAGAACAAGTCTCGACTTTAACGGGAGACCCGAGACACGAGACCCTCCGAGACAGTTTAGCCCAGCTGACATAGAAGCTCAACTAGGTCGTTTAATTAATCGTCTACCAGGCAAGCATCCAGATTTTGGAGGTAGGAGGATAACCCGGTCAGATTTCGAGTTGAACTGGTCCAAAAGAAGCATATTTTTTGACCTTGAGTATTGGTCTTCTCTGCAGCTGAAACATAACTTAGATGTAATGCATATAGAGAAAAATGTGTGCGACAGCTTGCTCGGTACTCTTCTGATGAACGATAAGAGCAAAGACACGCCAAATGCGCGGTCTGACTTGGAAAAACTAAACATTCGGCCGTCACAATGGCTGAAACAATCGGGTGGCAAGTTCTTAAGTCCCCACCCAAAGTACTCATTCAAGTCCGATGATCGAAAACTTTTTTGTCAgtttataaaaaatgttaaattaCCAGATGGGTTTGGATCGAATATCAGTAAGAGGGTGACATATAACAATGCTAACATTACCGGGTTGAAATCTCATgactgtcatatcctcatgcaaCGTTTGATACCGATTGGGGTTAGAGGGCTTTTGACTAAAGATACATCTACACCAATAGTAGACCTTTGTATGTTCTTTAAGCAACTTTGCTCTAGAACACTATCGGTGGATGATATGAAGAAAGCAAAGGATGACATTGTTAGCATCTTATGCAAGTTAGAGATGATCTATCCACCTGCGTTTTTTGACATTATGGTTCATTTACTTGTGCATTTACCTGATGAAGCAATTGCGGGAGGTCCAGTAGCTTTTAGATGGATGTATCCATTTGAAAGGTACATGAAAAAACTAAAGAACTATGTTAAAAACCCGGCAAGGCCTGAAGGTTGTATAGCTGAATGTTATGTGTTTGAAGAAGCTCTAACATTTTGTTCAATGTACCTTAAAGATGTTCAGACTAAGTTCAATCGCCCAGATAGAAACGATGATGTCGTTGTTGAAAAAAGAAAGTTATGGGTGTTTGAGTCAAAATGTCGTTATGTTGGCGCAAGAAAGGAGAAATATCTATCATTCATCGAAAAAAGCAAGATGGAATGGTTTGTCCTCGAAAACTGCGCAGAAGTTAGGGAGTACATGAAGTGAGTGCTTCTATCTTTAACATTTCATAATCTGTTAATTGGTATTTTTCGTTCCTTTCTTATATTTGTCATCAATGTAGTGAATTCAAACATACACATCCCCATGATGATCTTAAAACCAAATTTCCGGGATGGTTTCTCCATAaggtataatacatatataacactcattACTCTATACTTGCTAGGTAATACATATATAACAAACattattactatatatttttTAGGTCCATTCGATGAAAACACAAAATTCTCCAGAATTCCACCCGGAGTTGTATGCTCTTTCAATTTGTGCGAAAATGACTGCTTACACTTACACTGCTTGCATAGTCAACGGTGTTAGGTTTAAGACACTTGAACGTGATGCAAAATGCGCAACGCAAAACTCTGGGGTGGAAGTGGTTGGAGAGAACGGTGTGAAATTTTATGGCCAATTAGAAGAAATTATTGAGTTGCGTTATACAAATGATTATTCCACTGTCCTATTTCGGTGCAAGTGGTTTGATACTCAAAGGGGTGTAAACCATGACAATAATATCACTAGTATAAGCACTGAACATGAATGGGACAAAGACGATCAACTCATATTTGCTTCGCAAGCCAAACAAGTGTTCTTCATCCAAGAAATGTAtcgaaaccaaaaaaataaacatagGTGGGTAGTCGAAAATGTTAATCATCGAAGAATTTGGGATCGGCCATTAAGTGATGACCGCGTCAATAAGGTTCAAAATGTTGGCGAACGCTTAGAAGATAGTGACGTTGTTGACAACAACTCTTCATCTGACTGTCCACTTGTCATTGACTTGACCCAATACTTTCAAATTGGATCTTCTCATGTTACTGCGGGTGAGCCTTCAATTGAAGTTGATCCCCCAACGGCCACCGTCGATGAAGTGTTTGAAGTCGAGACTGATTCTGATGAGGTCGAGGCTGCTTATGATGAGGATGATCCCGATTATGTGGAGTCTGACTAAAAGAAAAGTTATTGTAATTTTTATTGATTTGTAATTGATTAACActtgtttgaaatatttatttgaatttgagtTACACTTGTTGTACTTTCCCTTAATTTGTATTAGATACATACGCTGTAACATTTGTAACTTTATAGGGAGTATGTTTTCGATATTGTTGATATTCGCGTATCTGATGGCTGATGTGGCCCCCTGGGGACATGGGGGTGACGGCGCTGGTGATCCACCGATTCCTCCTGGTGGATTTCGTGGCACACATGAGACAGACGGTAAGTCttttactaaattattttgtagtccttatattttatatattataaatgttcttactaattatttttgttttaattgcagCGGTTCCCCCGAAGAGGGTTAGGGGAAAAGCAAAAAACGAGAAACTAAGGCGTCTGGTAAAAGCGGGGGGGCCTGTATCGCTTACGTTTGACAGGCAGGTGACGTATACCCCTGTTGGTAAAACAAGGGATATGTTTTCACGGGAGGCCGGCCTGTATATGTGGCGGTCCATCCCCCTCGATAAAATTGGATGGGATAACGTTGAACAACATTACAAGGATGCCCTCATGAACCACTTACGGGTAAATAACTTATATGCataaaattttatcaaatatttaagcacatgcaaatctaatttatatatgatattttaacttttttatttaatttgtaggaAATTTTCAATTTTGATGAAGTGGAACGTGATATAGAGGCCAAAAACTTGACGGGTGGCATTAGGGCTGTGCTTATGAAGCGGTACTCTGACCGCAAGTACGAGGCTAAAAAATTATTTAAGAGCAAGGGAGGTTACAATGATCTTGAGAGTGCAAGGGCATTCCATCCCGAGGATATGCCCTATGATAACTGGTTGAGAACCATTGAAGGTTTCCGGGAAGCTAAATATATTAAAAGAAGCGAGGCCAACACACTAGTACGCGAAAAACAACAATTCCCATACCGTGGGGGGACATCTTCGTACGGTAGCACCGCctataaaaatgtaatgttttatgtatgtgtgcgtgtgtgtaagcttttgtttatttaatgtcTAATCTAAGTTTAATGTTAAACAGGATATGGATTGGGTACCTACGTATGCTAAAACCCACACGGACAATCAAGGGAATTGGGTTGATCCGGTTGCTGAACAAAATTACGTAAGTATttcttttaagtattattttctataacaaatatatatatatatacacacacatatatttaaTCATCTTCGTAAAATACAGCGGAACATACAACAGGCCACAAGTCAATGGAGCGGTGAGGGTCCGCCAATTGCCCCGTATCAGGAAGCGTTGGGTGAGCGGCGAGGATGGTACCGCGGGATGGGGCCTAAACCTTCTTCCAACACGTCCTCGCACTCGTCATCTAACATGTCGTCTTCGCAAGCTCGGACGCAAGAACCCTTTTCCGAGGTAAACTGCGCAATTTAAAAAATGACAAACGAACGCATGTTtccttgttaaatatatgttggtaGCGTTAATTAATATGCTAATATACGTTTTGCTATCTATTATTGTAGGATTTTGTTAACAGCTTGTTCCAAACCCCGTCATTTTTGAGCCAACTTAACAACTATCTTGCTtcacaaggaaaaggaaaaggaaagtcaAAAGGCTACGATTCTGACAACTTATTCGATAATGAATCCGACGATGAACCCAACGATAACGATGACGATGAGTGACTTGTTTTTAATGTATGCTTTGGATTTAATTAAACGTTGTAGGATATAATGTACGACTTAAACGTAGTTTTTAATTAGATTACCTTTAGTATATGTTGATTATGTTCATTGCGTATGCTTGCGTTGTTTGAAAATAGGCAGGTTTTgttttttcggccgtaaaactggctgggcagctgtatatacagctgctgtattaaaaaaaatagacttttagcggcgacatgtgTCGCCGCTATTGCTCTTCACCCTTTACCGACGAAAGTCAACACCGGCGACACTTTTAGCGACGACATCTGTCGTCGCTAAAAGTGCAGCATCAATACCGGCGACAGCTATCAATACCGGCGACAGTCAGTCAATAGCGTCCGAGCAATACCGGCGATGCTTTACCGGCGACATGTCACCGCTAATagtcaatagcggcgacaaaagCGGTCAATACCGGCGACAGCCGTCGCCGCTAAAGGTGCCCTGTTCTTGTAGTGTTACGAACGCATTGCGTACGGAACCGCTTACAAGAATAAatagaaaatgtagaaaaaaacactaaaagataaccgaaagaaaatcaatcaaaaaagttgtatggtaattaatgattttgtttatatgAAACCTATGGATAGAGACGAGCAAATGGTACTAGATACTGTTACCaaatttcccgaaccgaaagcTCTTAAGTACCAAATAGATgactaaggctatagggtgtggtcatgatcctCATGATCCCACCATGACCCTCtgttgggttcgtaggctttagggtagccggccctaattagggttagccggccctagttagggttagccggccctagttattaggcccacttagttaacttgttgaccaagtaggaaaccctaatcttgttctataaatacctatgatGTAATTGTAATCCGTGTCATTCTGAAAAcagttgtgagcatctaataaaagtaaaaccctagttgcaacccgtggacataggtcaccttgaccgaaccacgtaaattctcgtgttctttattttctgctagtgtgtgtgtgtttgtgtttgttccgcttctgctcgagcctactctgatcCGATACCCCTAACAACTGGTATGAGAGCCAAAGGTTCAGTAAAATACATGATTCACACGGTTATCACAGGAGAAGGAGAGAGCTGGACGAGAGATCTTGATCTGCTGTTGTTGCCGTCGCCGCTGACTTGTTTACGGCCCGTACCTATTCTCTGGTTACGGCTCGTAAGGTCTAGGGTTTGCGCCGTAGGGTTTGCTGTTGCAGATATGGTGGTTTTGGGGTGTTTGGCGATTAGGGTTTCGGTTCTTGAACCCTGGTTATTCGCTGATTTTACGCTCGGGTTTGCAAGAGAAGTCGCTGGTTCGGGTACTTAATTCGGGTTTCTGGTTTATTGAAAGTTGCTTGGGTTTCGGTTGTTTGGTTCCTTGTGGTTTTTTCTGGTTTTTCTCGTTTGCTATGGCTGAAGACGGGAAGTTCCGAATCGAGAAGTTCAACGGTACTGATTTTGCTTGGTGGAGAATGCAAATAGAGGCGTTGCTTGGTGAATGCGATTTGGATGTGGTACTGGAAGAAAAACCTGCTGGAATGGATAAAGCTGCCGAGGCAATTTGGAACTCAAAGGACAAAAAGGCAAA
Coding sequences:
- the LOC110928806 gene encoding uncharacterized protein LOC110928806, with the protein product MFSILLIFAYLMADVAPWGHGGDGAGDPPIPPGGFRGTHETDAVPPKRVRGKAKNEKLRRLVKAGGPVSLTFDRQVTYTPVGKTRDMFSREAGLYMWRSIPLDKIGWDNVEQHYKDALMNHLRVNNLYA
- the LOC110927608 gene encoding uncharacterized protein LOC110927608 gives rise to the protein MKRYSDRKYEAKKLFKSKGGYNDLESARAFHPEDMPYDNWLRTIEGFREAKYIKRSEANTLVREKQQFPYRGGTSSYGSTAYKNDMDWVPTYAKTHTDNQGNWVDPVAEQNYRNIQQATSQWSGEGPPIAPYQEALGERRGWYRGMGPKPSSNTSSHSSSNMSSSQARTQEPFSEDFVNSLFQTPSFLSQLNNYLASQGKGKGKSKGYDSDNLFDNESDDEPNDNDDDE
- the LOC118490334 gene encoding uncharacterized protein LOC118490334, yielding MYPFERYMKKLKNYVKNPARPEGCIAECYVFEEALTFCSMYLKDVQTKFNRPDRNDDVVVEKRKLWVFESKCRYVGARKEKYLSFIEKSKMEWFVLENCAEVREYMNEFKHTHPHDDLKTKFPGWFLHKVHSMKTQNSPEFHPELYALSICAKMTAYTYTACIVNGVRFKTLERDAKCATQNSGVEVVGENGVKFYGQLEEIIELRYTNDYSTVLFRCKWFDTQRGVNHDNNITSISTEHEWDKDDQLIFASQAKQVFFIQEMYRNQKNKHRWVVENVNHRRIWDRPLSDDRVNKVQNVGERLEDSDVVDNNSSSDCPLVIDLTQYFQIGSSHVTAGEPSIEVDPPTATVDEVFEVETDSDEVEAAYDEDDPDYVESD